A genome region from bacterium SCSIO 12844 includes the following:
- the rplV gene encoding 50S ribosomal protein L22, protein MEIPAQLKYARISAQKCRLVADQVRGMPVEKAMDLLTFSPKKAAHLVKGVLASAIANAEHNDGLDIDELYVSSIYVDEGPTMKRYRARAKGRGNQILKRTAHITVKVKEREGA, encoded by the coding sequence ATGGAAATACCTGCTCAATTAAAATATGCGCGTATTTCTGCGCAGAAATGTCGCCTCGTAGCTGATCAAGTTCGCGGTATGCCAGTAGAAAAGGCAATGGACTTATTAACATTTAGCCCTAAAAAAGCGGCGCATTTGGTCAAAGGTGTGTTAGCATCTGCTATTGCAAATGCAGAGCATAATGATGGGTTGGACATTGATGAATTATATGTTTCTTCTATCTATGTTGATGAAGGTCCAACAATGAAGCGATATCGTGCGCGTGCTAAAGGTCGCGGAAATCAAATTCTTAAAAGAACTGCTCACATAACTGTGAAAGTTAAAGAGCGAGAAGGGGCATAA
- the rpsC gene encoding 30S ribosomal protein S3 — MGQKVSPVGIRLGYIKDWNSVWYADSKDYATKLHEDIRVREYLHKKLKHAALSHVKIERPAQNAKVTLYTARPGIVIGKKGEDVEILRAELNKFMGVPVQVNIEEIKKPETDAQLVADGIAQQLEKRVMFRRAMKRAIQAAMKAGAQGVKVMVSGRLGGAEIARSEWAREGRVPLHTFRADIDYATSEALTTYGIIGVKVWIFKGEVIPGERNQQPEQTEKKAPKRRSRRGAN, encoded by the coding sequence ATGGGTCAAAAAGTAAGTCCTGTTGGGATTCGTTTAGGCTACATCAAAGATTGGAATTCAGTTTGGTATGCTGATAGCAAAGATTATGCCACTAAATTACATGAAGATATTAGAGTGCGTGAATATTTACATAAAAAATTAAAGCACGCGGCTTTATCACATGTGAAGATTGAACGCCCGGCACAAAATGCGAAAGTAACACTTTATACTGCTCGTCCTGGTATTGTGATTGGCAAAAAAGGTGAAGATGTAGAAATATTACGCGCTGAATTAAATAAATTTATGGGTGTACCAGTTCAGGTTAATATTGAAGAAATTAAAAAACCTGAAACTGATGCGCAGCTAGTTGCTGATGGTATTGCACAACAACTTGAAAAGCGTGTTATGTTTCGTCGCGCGATGAAACGTGCGATTCAAGCCGCTATGAAAGCTGGTGCGCAAGGTGTTAAAGTAATGGTCAGTGGTCGTTTAGGTGGTGCAGAAATTGCACGTTCTGAATGGGCGCGTGAAGGTCGTGTGCCTTTGCATACATTTCGTGCTGATATCGATTATGCAACATCTGAAGCTTTAACAACTTACGGTATTATTGGTGTTAAAGTTTGGATATTTAAAGGTGAAGTTATACCTGGTGAGAGAAATCAACAGCCAGAGCAGACTGAGAAGAAAGCGCCTAAAAGACGTAGTAGAAGAGGAGCTAACTAA
- the rplP gene encoding 50S ribosomal protein L16, protein MLQPKRTKFRKQMKLRNRGMATRGDKVSFGDFGLKATGRGRITARQIEAARRAINRYIRRGGKIWIRIFPDKPITNKPLGVRMGSGKGSVEYWVAQIQPGRVLYELKGVNEEVAREAFRLASAKLPVSTTFVTKTVM, encoded by the coding sequence ATGTTACAACCAAAGCGTACAAAATTCCGCAAGCAGATGAAACTGCGTAATCGCGGTATGGCGACTCGAGGCGATAAGGTTAGTTTTGGTGATTTCGGCTTGAAAGCAACAGGTCGTGGTCGTATTACTGCTCGTCAGATCGAGGCAGCTCGTCGTGCAATTAACCGTTACATCCGTCGTGGTGGTAAAATTTGGATTCGTATTTTTCCAGATAAACCGATTACTAATAAACCGTTGGGTGTTCGTATGGGTAGTGGTAAAGGGTCTGTTGAGTATTGGGTTGCACAAATCCAACCAGGCAGAGTACTTTATGAACTAAAAGGTGTGAATGAGGAAGTAGCAAGAGAGGCGTTTAGATTAGCCTCAGCTAAATTGCCTGTTTCTACAACCTTTGTAACTAAGACGGTGATGTAG
- the rpmC gene encoding 50S ribosomal protein L29 has product MKVSELKEKSVEELQAYRLELLKEQFNLRMQKGTGQLTKKHLLTQVRRNVARVNTLITEKETV; this is encoded by the coding sequence ATGAAAGTAAGTGAACTTAAAGAAAAATCAGTAGAAGAGCTTCAAGCTTATAGGCTTGAGCTTTTAAAAGAGCAGTTCAATTTGCGTATGCAAAAAGGAACCGGCCAATTGACTAAAAAACATTTGTTAACGCAAGTGCGTCGTAATGTCGCGCGCGTTAATACATTAATAACTGAAAAAGAAACAGTCTAG
- the rpsQ gene encoding 30S ribosomal protein S17 → MSAEAKIRTLAGKVISNKMDKTVTVLVERRVKHPIYGKFVKKSTKYHAHDQDNAANEGDTVTITETKPYSKTKKWRLVEIVERAK, encoded by the coding sequence ATGAGCGCTGAAGCAAAAATTAGAACGCTGGCAGGTAAAGTCATCAGTAATAAGATGGATAAGACCGTAACGGTACTTGTTGAGCGTCGTGTTAAGCATCCGATTTATGGTAAGTTTGTTAAAAAATCTACAAAATACCATGCACATGATCAAGATAATGCCGCGAATGAAGGTGATACTGTAACGATTACAGAAACAAAACCTTATTCTAAAACTAAAAAATGGCGTTTGGTTGAGATTGTAGAACGTGCAAAATAA
- the rplN gene encoding 50S ribosomal protein L14, which yields MIQMQTELTVADNSGARRVECIKVLGGSHRRYASIGDVIKVSVKEAIPRGRAKKGDVYNAVVVRTRKGVRRRDGSVIRFDSNAAVLLNANLQPIGTRIFGPVTRELRTEQFMKIVSLAPEVL from the coding sequence ATGATTCAGATGCAGACTGAGCTTACTGTTGCTGATAACAGTGGAGCTCGCCGTGTAGAGTGCATTAAAGTGCTCGGCGGATCACATCGCCGTTATGCATCGATAGGTGATGTAATTAAAGTGTCCGTCAAAGAGGCGATCCCTCGTGGTCGTGCAAAAAAAGGTGATGTTTATAATGCTGTGGTTGTTAGAACGAGAAAAGGTGTTCGTCGTCGTGATGGTTCCGTTATTCGTTTTGATAGTAATGCAGCTGTGTTATTAAATGCAAACCTGCAGCCAATCGGTACTCGTATTTTCGGCCCTGTTACGCGTGAATTGCGTACAGAGCAGTTTATGAAGATCGTTTCATTGGCTCCTGAAGTGCTTTAA
- the rplX gene encoding 50S ribosomal protein L24, whose translation MSKIKSGDQVIIIAGKNKGARGTVLRSMPEKERVVVEGVNMIKKHMKPNPQRNVEGGIVEKEAPIHVSNVALINPATDKADRVGFKTLEDGKKVRFFKSNGEVVDI comes from the coding sequence ATGAGTAAAATTAAATCTGGTGATCAGGTAATTATTATTGCGGGTAAAAATAAAGGTGCTCGTGGTACAGTGTTACGCTCAATGCCTGAAAAAGAGCGTGTTGTGGTTGAAGGTGTTAATATGATTAAAAAACATATGAAACCAAATCCACAGCGTAATGTTGAAGGTGGTATTGTTGAAAAAGAAGCCCCAATTCACGTTTCAAATGTGGCATTGATTAATCCAGCAACTGATAAAGCTGATCGAGTTGGCTTTAAAACGCTAGAAGATGGTAAAAAAGTTCGCTTTTTTAAATCTAATGGTGAAGTGGTAGATATTTAA
- the rplE gene encoding 50S ribosomal protein L5, whose product MIRLKDKYHEKVVPALLEKFGYENVMQVPKIEKITLNMGVGEATRDKKVMDHAVRDLEAIAGQKVIVTKSRKSIAGFKIRDGWPIGCKVTLRGERMYEFFDRLIAVAIPRVRDFRGLNNKSFDGHGNYSMGMREQIAFPEIDYDKIDAIRGLDITITTSAKTDDEGRALLEAFNFPLKS is encoded by the coding sequence ATGATTAGATTAAAAGATAAATATCATGAAAAAGTCGTACCAGCTTTACTAGAGAAGTTTGGTTATGAAAATGTCATGCAAGTGCCTAAGATTGAAAAAATCACTTTAAATATGGGTGTTGGTGAGGCAACTCGTGATAAGAAAGTAATGGATCATGCAGTAAGAGATTTAGAGGCGATTGCCGGTCAAAAAGTGATTGTGACTAAATCACGTAAATCAATTGCTGGTTTTAAAATTCGTGATGGTTGGCCGATTGGTTGTAAAGTAACATTACGTGGTGAGAGAATGTATGAGTTTTTTGATCGCTTAATTGCAGTTGCAATTCCACGTGTTCGTGACTTCCGCGGTTTAAATAATAAATCATTCGATGGTCATGGTAATTACAGTATGGGAATGCGCGAGCAAATCGCTTTTCCAGAAATTGACTATGACAAAATAGATGCAATTCGTGGTTTGGATATTACGATTACGACATCAGCTAAAACTGATGACGAAGGCCGCGCATTGCTTGAAGCATTTAACTTCCCGCTGAAGTCGTAA
- the rpsN gene encoding 30S ribosomal protein S14: MAKASMVEREKKRMRLVARYSQKRSELRAIIKSPNASDEEKWEAQVKLQKLPVDSSSSRLQRRCELTGRPHGVYRKFKLGRNKLREHAMVGNIPGLKKASW; this comes from the coding sequence ATGGCAAAAGCATCTATGGTAGAGCGTGAAAAGAAAAGAATGCGCTTAGTCGCTCGTTACAGTCAGAAGCGTAGTGAGTTAAGAGCAATTATTAAAAGCCCAAATGCCTCTGATGAGGAGAAATGGGAAGCGCAAGTTAAGTTACAAAAACTGCCAGTTGATTCATCATCGTCAAGATTACAAAGACGTTGTGAATTAACAGGTCGTCCGCATGGCGTTTATCGTAAGTTCAAATTAGGACGTAATAAATTGCGTGAACATGCGATGGTGGGTAATATTCCAGGCCTTAAAAAGGCTAGCTGGTAA
- the rpsH gene encoding 30S ribosomal protein S8, with translation MSMQDPVADMLTRIRNAQAAGKKEVLIPLSKHKVALAELLKSEGFIRDVVANNEGHGSLTVVLKYHHGKPVIEMLKRISRPGLRIYRAANELPKVYGGLGVAVVSTSKGVMSDREARRLGLGGEVVCYVA, from the coding sequence ATGAGTATGCAAGATCCTGTAGCAGATATGTTAACGCGTATTAGAAATGCGCAGGCTGCTGGTAAAAAAGAGGTTTTAATTCCTTTGTCTAAGCATAAGGTTGCTTTGGCTGAATTATTGAAATCTGAAGGCTTTATCCGTGATGTGGTGGCTAATAATGAAGGCCATGGCAGTTTAACTGTTGTATTGAAATATCATCATGGAAAACCAGTGATTGAAATGTTAAAACGTATCAGTCGTCCTGGTCTTCGTATTTATAGAGCCGCTAATGAGTTACCTAAAGTTTATGGTGGCTTAGGTGTAGCAGTTGTATCTACATCAAAAGGGGTGATGAGTGACCGTGAGGCTCGTCGTTTAGGCTTAGGTGGCGAAGTAGTTTGCTACGTAGCGTAA
- the rplF gene encoding 50S ribosomal protein L6, with amino-acid sequence MSRIARRPVSIPTGTSVEIKGNDLTVKGAKGVLSRAFNPLVRIVENDNQIQVEAVNNSKEAKTQSGTARALLNNMVVGVSQGFEKKLQLVGVGYRAKAQGKQVNLTLGFSHPINHSLPEGVTIETPSQTEIVLKSADKQLLGQAASDIRGYRPPEPYKGKGVRYADERIVTKEAKKK; translated from the coding sequence ATGTCTAGAATCGCCAGAAGACCGGTTTCTATTCCAACAGGTACATCTGTTGAGATTAAAGGAAACGATCTAACCGTGAAAGGTGCTAAAGGTGTGTTATCACGCGCATTTAACCCTTTGGTTCGTATCGTTGAAAATGATAATCAGATCCAGGTTGAAGCAGTGAATAATAGCAAAGAAGCTAAAACACAGTCAGGTACTGCGCGTGCACTTCTAAACAACATGGTTGTCGGCGTAAGCCAAGGCTTTGAGAAAAAGTTGCAATTAGTTGGTGTTGGATATCGCGCAAAAGCACAAGGCAAACAAGTGAATTTAACATTGGGTTTTTCACATCCAATTAATCATTCACTGCCAGAAGGGGTAACAATTGAAACACCTTCGCAGACTGAAATTGTTCTAAAAAGTGCTGATAAGCAACTATTAGGTCAAGCTGCATCTGATATCCGTGGTTATCGTCCGCCAGAACCCTACAAAGGCAAGGGTGTTCGCTATGCGGATGAGAGAATTGTTACTAAAGAAGCTAAGAAAAAATAA
- the rplR gene encoding 50S ribosomal protein L18, whose protein sequence is MDKKQTRLRRAKRFRMKVKELEQVRLCVHRTPRHTYAQIISGDGSTILAAASTLEKDIRSACDYTGNVNASVVVGEHIAKRALEKGITEVAFDRSGFKYHGRVKALADSARKHGLKF, encoded by the coding sequence ATGGATAAAAAACAAACTCGTTTACGTCGTGCAAAGCGCTTCCGTATGAAAGTAAAAGAATTAGAACAAGTGCGTCTGTGCGTTCATCGTACACCACGTCATACTTACGCTCAGATTATTTCAGGCGATGGTTCTACTATATTAGCTGCAGCATCTACTTTAGAGAAAGACATTCGTTCTGCTTGTGATTACACAGGTAATGTGAATGCTTCTGTTGTTGTCGGTGAACATATTGCTAAGCGTGCACTTGAGAAAGGTATTACTGAAGTCGCTTTTGATCGTTCAGGCTTTAAATATCATGGTCGTGTTAAAGCGCTTGCAGATAGTGCAAGAAAACATGGTTTGAAATTTTAA
- the rpsE gene encoding 30S ribosomal protein S5 produces MNNTTAQKTDGLIEKLVTVNRHAKTVKGGRIFSFAALTVVGDGKGRIGIGRGKSREVPVAIQKAMENARRNMVEIGLNGDTLWYPIKSKHSASKIYMQPASKGTGIIAGGAMRAVFEVIGVHNVLAKAYGSTNPVNVVRATVKGLQAMNSPEEIADKRGISIEEIQG; encoded by the coding sequence ATGAATAATACAACTGCACAAAAAACTGACGGTTTAATTGAGAAGCTAGTTACTGTTAATCGTCATGCTAAAACAGTCAAAGGTGGGCGTATTTTCAGCTTTGCTGCACTGACTGTTGTTGGTGATGGGAAAGGTAGAATTGGCATTGGTCGTGGTAAATCACGTGAAGTGCCTGTTGCTATTCAAAAAGCAATGGAAAACGCTCGTCGTAATATGGTAGAGATTGGTTTAAATGGAGATACATTATGGTATCCAATTAAATCAAAACATAGTGCTTCTAAAATTTATATGCAACCCGCTTCTAAAGGTACAGGTATTATTGCAGGTGGTGCAATGCGTGCTGTATTTGAAGTTATTGGTGTTCATAACGTTTTAGCTAAGGCTTATGGTTCAACTAATCCAGTTAATGTCGTACGTGCAACCGTTAAAGGTTTGCAAGCAATGAACTCTCCTGAAGAGATTGCTGATAAACGTGGCATATCGATTGAAGAAATTCAGGGGTAG
- the rpmD gene encoding 50S ribosomal protein L30 yields the protein MAEKTIQVTLKRSLIGRLKKHLATARGLGLRKINQTVEVLDTPENRGMINQISYMVEVKE from the coding sequence ATGGCTGAAAAAACAATTCAAGTGACATTAAAGCGTAGCTTAATTGGGCGCTTAAAAAAGCACTTAGCGACAGCAAGAGGTTTAGGGTTAAGAAAAATTAATCAAACGGTTGAAGTGTTAGATACACCTGAAAATCGTGGAATGATTAATCAAATTAGTTATATGGTCGAGGTTAAGGAGTAG
- the rplO gene encoding 50S ribosomal protein L15: MHLNTLAPAPGSKTTAKRVGRGIGSGLGKTSGRGHKGQKARSGGYHKVGFEGGQMPIQRRLPKFGFKSRKSFTVAEIRLSELALVEGDVVDLDTLKQAGLIRKDMLSARVIASGEVTKAVHVVGLHCTKGAKAQIEAAGGKVE, from the coding sequence ATGCATTTAAATACTTTAGCGCCTGCTCCTGGTTCAAAGACGACTGCAAAGCGTGTTGGTCGTGGCATTGGCTCAGGTTTAGGTAAAACATCAGGGCGTGGCCATAAAGGTCAAAAAGCGCGTTCAGGTGGTTATCATAAAGTTGGCTTTGAAGGCGGTCAGATGCCAATTCAGCGTCGTTTACCTAAATTTGGTTTTAAATCAAGAAAATCATTCACAGTAGCTGAAATTCGTTTATCTGAATTAGCACTTGTTGAAGGTGATGTTGTTGATTTAGACACTTTAAAGCAAGCAGGTTTAATTCGTAAAGATATGCTTAGTGCACGTGTGATTGCAAGTGGTGAAGTAACAAAAGCAGTTCATGTTGTTGGTCTTCATTGTACTAAAGGGGCAAAAGCACAAATTGAGGCTGCTGGCGGAAAAGTTGAATAA
- the secY gene encoding preprotein translocase subunit SecY, with protein MSRQKKMMNKGGGLTELKHRLLFVLIGIIVFRLGSYIPVPGIDPHQLSQFFSGQDSTILGMFNMFSGGALSRFTIFALGVMPYISASIIFQLLTQVVPSLEEIKKEGESGKRKITQYTRYATFALALFQSLGIAKFLAGKGLILAGVSPIMFYISAVVTLTTGSMFLMWLGEQMTERGVGNGISMLIFSGIVAGLPTAIVHTLEQTQRGDLSLIVLLFIVIIVLAVTAFVVYMERAQRRITVNYARRQQGRKMYAPQSSHLPLKINMAGVIPPIFASSILLFPATIGQWFGSGTSGLTWLGKIGLALAPGQPLYLIVFAIAIIFFCFFYTALVFNPKETADNLKKSGAFIPGIRPGEQTAKYIDATMSRLTLVGSIYITAVCLLPLILMQFWSVPFYFGGTSLLIVVVVIMDFIAQVQSHMMSTKYDSLLKKANLTSFGR; from the coding sequence ATGTCTAGACAAAAAAAGATGATGAATAAAGGCGGTGGATTAACAGAGTTAAAACACCGCCTTCTGTTTGTATTAATAGGGATTATTGTGTTTCGGTTAGGGTCTTATATACCAGTTCCTGGTATTGATCCTCATCAGTTGTCACAGTTTTTTAGCGGGCAGGATAGCACTATTTTGGGCATGTTTAATATGTTCTCTGGTGGTGCACTATCTCGATTTACTATTTTTGCACTAGGCGTGATGCCTTATATTTCTGCATCAATTATTTTTCAACTATTAACACAAGTTGTACCATCACTTGAAGAAATAAAAAAAGAAGGTGAATCAGGCAAGCGTAAAATTACTCAATATACTCGCTATGCAACCTTTGCCTTGGCATTATTTCAATCATTAGGTATTGCTAAATTTTTAGCGGGAAAAGGCCTAATTTTAGCAGGTGTTTCACCGATTATGTTCTATATTTCTGCGGTAGTTACATTAACAACAGGTAGTATGTTTTTGATGTGGCTAGGTGAGCAAATGACAGAACGCGGTGTTGGTAATGGTATCTCTATGTTAATTTTCTCAGGTATTGTTGCAGGCTTACCAACGGCAATTGTTCATACCTTAGAGCAAACACAGCGTGGTGACTTATCTTTAATTGTATTACTGTTTATTGTCATTATTGTATTAGCAGTAACCGCTTTTGTTGTTTATATGGAGCGAGCTCAACGCAGAATTACGGTTAATTATGCCCGTAGACAACAAGGCCGTAAAATGTATGCACCACAAAGTAGCCATTTACCACTAAAAATTAATATGGCAGGTGTCATTCCGCCTATTTTTGCGTCATCAATTTTGCTATTTCCAGCAACAATTGGTCAATGGTTTGGTAGTGGAACTTCAGGATTAACATGGTTGGGTAAAATTGGACTGGCTTTAGCGCCAGGACAACCGTTATACTTAATCGTTTTTGCTATTGCAATTATATTTTTCTGCTTTTTTTATACGGCATTAGTCTTTAATCCTAAAGAAACAGCAGATAATTTAAAAAAATCTGGCGCATTTATACCAGGAATTAGACCTGGGGAGCAGACAGCGAAGTATATTGATGCTACAATGAGTCGCTTGACTCTTGTTGGGTCAATTTATATAACGGCAGTTTGTTTATTACCATTAATTTTAATGCAGTTTTGGAGTGTGCCGTTTTATTTTGGTGGAACATCACTTTTAATTGTTGTTGTTGTAATCATGGACTTTATTGCTCAGGTTCAATCGCATATGATGTCAACAAAGTATGATTCACTATTGAAAAAAGCTAATTTAACGAGCTTTGGTAGATAA
- the rpmJ gene encoding 50S ribosomal protein L36 has translation MKVRASVKKMCRHCRTIRRNGVVRVICSDPRHKQRQG, from the coding sequence ATGAAAGTAAGAGCATCTGTAAAAAAAATGTGCAGACATTGCCGTACGATTCGTAGAAATGGCGTTGTACGTGTAATTTGCAGTGACCCAAGACATAAGCAAAGACAAGGTTAA
- the rpsM gene encoding 30S ribosomal protein S13, giving the protein MARIAGVNIPDHKHADIALTAIYGIGRPRAIEICQAVSIDPQTKIKELSEEQLDALRNEIGNYTVEGDLRREVSMNIKRLMDLGTYRGRRHRRNLPVRGQRTKTNARTRKGPRKPIRA; this is encoded by the coding sequence ATGGCCCGTATAGCTGGCGTTAATATCCCAGATCATAAACATGCAGATATTGCACTGACTGCAATATATGGCATCGGTCGTCCGAGAGCTATAGAGATTTGTCAAGCGGTTAGTATTGATCCGCAAACTAAAATAAAAGAATTATCGGAAGAGCAGCTCGATGCATTGCGTAACGAGATTGGAAATTATACGGTAGAGGGTGATTTACGCCGTGAAGTATCAATGAACATCAAACGTTTGATGGATTTAGGTACTTATCGTGGCCGTCGTCATCGTCGTAATTTGCCTGTTAGAGGACAGCGTACTAAAACGAATGCACGTACGCGTAAAGGGCCTCGTAAGCCGATTAGAGCGTAA
- the rpsK gene encoding 30S ribosomal protein S11, whose translation MAKTSKTTSSRKKVKRTVVDAMAHVQASFNNTIVTITDRQGNALAWATAGGSGFRGSRKSTPFAAQVAAERAGTQAQEFGVKNIDVFIKGPGPGRESAVRALNAKGFKITSITDVTPLPHNGCRAPKKRRV comes from the coding sequence ATGGCAAAAACATCCAAAACTACATCTTCTCGTAAGAAGGTAAAACGCACCGTAGTTGACGCTATGGCGCATGTTCAAGCTTCATTTAATAACACCATTGTGACCATTACTGATCGTCAAGGTAATGCGCTTGCATGGGCTACTGCTGGCGGCAGTGGCTTTCGTGGTTCGCGTAAGAGTACGCCGTTTGCAGCGCAGGTTGCTGCAGAACGTGCAGGTACTCAAGCACAGGAGTTTGGTGTTAAAAATATTGACGTATTTATTAAAGGCCCAGGCCCTGGTCGTGAATCAGCGGTTAGAGCACTTAATGCGAAAGGATTTAAAATCACCAGTATTACTGATGTGACACCTTTACCGCATAATGGTTGTCGTGCGCCTAAAAAGCGTCGTGTATAA
- the rpsD gene encoding 30S ribosomal protein S4 encodes MARYLGPKCKLSRREGTDLFLKSGVKPFEAKCRANTAPGQHGARRARLSDYGLQLREKQKVRRIYGVLENQFRRYYTEAARRRGNTGENLLKLLENRLDNVVYRMGFGATRAEARQLVSHRSILVNGKSCNIPSYQVNVEDVIAIREKSKKQLRIQNAMELSKQRVPVSWIEIDETKMEGVFKSEPDRSELSADINEQLIIELYSK; translated from the coding sequence ATGGCAAGATATTTAGGACCTAAGTGTAAACTTTCACGTCGCGAAGGCACTGATTTGTTTTTAAAAAGCGGCGTTAAACCATTTGAAGCAAAGTGTAGAGCTAATACAGCACCTGGTCAACACGGTGCTAGACGTGCTCGTTTGTCGGATTATGGTTTGCAATTAAGAGAGAAACAAAAAGTTCGTCGTATTTATGGCGTACTAGAAAATCAATTCAGACGTTATTATACTGAAGCGGCTCGCCGTAGAGGTAACACGGGTGAAAATTTATTAAAACTATTAGAAAACCGTCTTGATAATGTTGTTTATCGTATGGGATTTGGTGCGACTCGTGCTGAAGCTAGACAGCTTGTATCTCATCGTTCAATTTTAGTCAATGGTAAAAGCTGTAATATTCCTTCATACCAAGTAAATGTGGAGGATGTTATTGCAATTAGAGAAAAATCTAAGAAACAATTGCGTATTCAAAATGCTATGGAATTATCTAAGCAACGTGTACCTGTTTCTTGGATTGAGATTGATGAAACGAAGATGGAAGGTGTTTTTAAAAGTGAGCCTGATCGTTCAGAATTATCAGCTGATATTAATGAACAGCTAATCATCGAGTTGTATTCAAAGTAA
- the rpoA gene encoding DNA-directed RNA polymerase subunit alpha: MSECPTELYKPELGEAELIGTNRYRVALSPIAAGFAHVLGNSLRRVLLSSIPGAAVVEAQIDGVLHEYSTLDGVQEDVVEILLNLKQLAVRLEPGYDEVYLTINKQGPCTITAGDIETSGKAEIINPDFVIAHVTSDREFAMTLRLLQRRRGFSVNQDVNLAESEVRPIGVMTLEAGFNPLSQCAFEVEAIDGNSELLSLSISTNGTIDPREAVELAMTYLYEQVSVFVDLKAPIGLAKQSDTPDVDPVLLRPVDDLELTVRSANCLKAENVRFLGDLVQYTESDLLKIPNLGRKSLTEIKSILSERGLSLGMRLDSWPPEELMGK; encoded by the coding sequence ATGTCAGAGTGTCCTACAGAGCTTTATAAACCAGAGCTGGGTGAAGCAGAGCTGATAGGTACCAATCGTTATCGTGTGGCTTTATCACCGATTGCCGCTGGATTTGCTCATGTGCTTGGGAATTCATTGCGACGAGTACTTTTATCATCAATTCCAGGTGCTGCAGTTGTTGAAGCTCAAATTGATGGTGTACTGCATGAATATTCAACATTAGATGGTGTTCAAGAAGATGTTGTTGAAATTCTATTGAATTTAAAGCAACTAGCTGTACGACTAGAGCCAGGTTATGATGAAGTCTATTTGACAATTAATAAACAGGGACCATGTACAATTACAGCGGGAGATATTGAAACTTCAGGTAAAGCTGAAATTATTAATCCTGACTTTGTAATTGCTCATGTAACTAGTGATCGTGAGTTTGCGATGACTTTACGTTTATTGCAGCGTCGCCGTGGGTTTAGTGTTAATCAAGATGTCAATTTAGCTGAAAGTGAAGTTCGTCCTATTGGTGTGATGACTTTAGAGGCTGGATTTAATCCATTGTCTCAGTGTGCTTTTGAAGTTGAAGCTATCGATGGTAATAGTGAACTATTATCATTGTCTATTTCAACAAATGGTACGATTGATCCACGTGAAGCTGTTGAGCTTGCAATGACTTACTTGTATGAGCAGGTATCTGTATTTGTTGATCTGAAAGCACCAATTGGTTTAGCAAAGCAAAGTGATACACCTGATGTTGATCCAGTGCTATTAAGACCAGTTGATGATTTAGAGTTAACAGTTCGTTCTGCTAATTGTTTGAAAGCAGAGAATGTAAGATTTTTAGGTGACTTAGTACAATATACTGAGTCCGACTTGCTTAAGATACCAAATCTTGGTCGCAAATCTTTGACTGAAATTAAAAGTATCTTATCTGAGCGAGGACTTTCTTTAGGCATGCGACTTGATAGTTGGCCACCTGAAGAGTTAATGGGTAAATAA